Genomic DNA from Candidatus Cloacimonadota bacterium:
ATGCGCAAGATTGATATCGAAATCCAGCCAGAGCACATAATCGATCCCATACTCTTTAAGGAACTGTTCCTTTTTCACCTTTTCTGTGAGAAGGAAAGGATACACTTTTTTCTTTAATATCTCAATCGGATGTGGATGATAGGTAATAACAACAGAAACGCCATTCAACGCTTTTGTGCGCTCAATCACTCTTTCCAAAAGCACTTTATGCCCAACATGAACCCCGTCAAAGGTTCCAATCGTAACAACTGGATTGATTAAGTGCTTCTTAATCTTATGCAGATTTTTCATAAGTAAAGTGCTGAACCCGGTTAATGAAATTTTCAACAGGTCTGATGAACATTTCAATATTTTGATCGGTAAGATCATTGAGATTTATTGCTTCTTCCAGTGTGAATGGACCAATAGAATCCCTTCTTAGTTCAGTAAGATGTCCAACTGTATTCAATTTATTCGCAATATCTTCACCTAATGATCGTATATATGTTCCTTTCGAGACTGATGTATTAAACTCAAGATATGGCTTATGATATGATCTAAATGTTAGTGAATGAATTACTACTTTTCGAGGTTCAACTTCTATTGATATCCCTTTTCTTGCAGTTTTGTATAACCGCACTCCGTTCTTTTTTATCGCTGAAAACTGAGGAGGAATTTGATCGATCTCACCAATAAATGAAGAAAACACGGTTTGTACATTTTGTTCAACAGAATAGGGTACAGGTTTTGTTTCGATTATTTTTCCTTCACGATCTCCGGTATCTGTCTTGTCTCCCAATTTCAAAACCGTAGTGTATGTTTTATCAAGTTGAGAAAATGTATTGATGTGTCGGGTAGCTTCTCGGCTTATACATACAATAAGTAATCCAGTTGCAAAAGGATCTAACGTGCCTGCATGGCCTATTTTTTTAATCTTTGTTATCGATCTCAGCGTCCTGATCACATCAAATGATGTAATACCTTCAGGTTTGTTGAGCAATATAACACCGTTCATGACTTATGTGAGAACTGTCAGCAATTCAGACTTCAAATCCTCTATTGTCATTTTTGCTCTGAAACCTGATGCCAGAAGGTGTCCTCCACCTCCAAAATGTTCTGCAATCTTCTGTACATCTCTGTGCTCTGACCTCAAAGACACACGAAATGTATTTTTCCCGGTTTCGCGAATGTATATAACAATCTCTCTCCCATTCGTTGGCTTAACATCCTTTGAGAATCCCTCAGTTACTTCGACAGAAAGCCCACAGTCTTTCAGCATTCTCTGAGTTGTTGTGTACATCACTATTTTCCCATCGTTATATTCTTCAATACTGCTTAAAGTCTCACCGAGAAGCTTCAACTCCTGGGTAATCCTGTTTTCAAATAATTTTTTATATGCCAGATTATTATCAGCACCATACCTTACGAGCTCAGAACATACTTCAAAGGTTCTGGATGAAACATTTTTGTTAGCGAAATTATTTGTATCGAAGATGATACCAGCATATAAAGCAAGGGCTACTTTTTGCTGAATATCTGAGGGAAACTTGGTAAGATCATCTTCAATGATATCATACACAATTTCGCAGGTAGAGGATGCAGTATCATCGACATATGAGATACTTCTTGCAATCTTCTCGGGCTTCTTATGATGGTCAATTCTGATGATCTGGTTACCCGATGTGAGTAATGGAATCAACCGTTTGCCGATCCGGTCGATTTCATTGTAATCAATCATAATGACAAGAGTATCTTTTTCAATCGAATCGATTTCAGTATAGACTTTGCTTTCGAAATGAAGGAATTCACAATTGGTCGGTGGTTTATCATGGTTGATTATTTTCACATGCTTGCCAAACCATTCAAGATATAAGCTTAGAGCAACTTCAGCCCCAACACCATCTCCATCTGAGTTTTCGTGCGTGGTTAGAATAAAAGAATCATGACTTCCAATTAACTTCGAAAAGGTCTCTTTAAATTCGTTAAGATTCATATCTGTATCTGTCTTTCTCAATGACACCTTCTACAATTTGTGCTCGTTGTTCATTGGTATCGAACTTGAAGTGTAACCGAGGTGTATATCGAAGATTTATCGAATCTGCCAACCTCTTTCTTATAACGTTTGATGTCTTATTCAAGCCATCAAGAGCTTCAAGTTTTTTACTCTCATCTGGTAAAGAAAAATACACTGTGGCATCCCTCATATCAGGAGAGACGATCACATATTCAATATTCACTTCCTGAACGCGACTGTCATGAAGTTCATAATGCACAATATTTAAAATATTCTGAAAAAGCAATTTGTTAAGACGTTCGATTCTATGTTGCTGCATCAATAGTAATCCTGAACTCCAAGTATTTGCACTTCGGGATAAATGTTCTCAATAAATGAAATAATCTCATGATGCGTTTTTTCTACGATGATAAGGTCGTTTGAAAGGACCGAAATGCCAATTCCGGCAGATTGCCATTTATCAAGTCCATCGATCTCTGCAATAGATGCATTGTAATGATTTCTAACTTTTTTTATAATACTCTGAACAATACTTCGCTTATTTTTGAGCGAATGTGATGTCGGAAGATAAAGATTCACAATAACGCTTTTTACAGGCATTGTCTAAATTTCTAATTTTTTCTTTTCCTCAACTTTAATATATGCTTCGATTACATCGCCTACCTTGATATCATTATAATCAACAATGGAAATTCCGCATTCCTGTCCCTCGGTAGCTTCTTTGACCTCATTCTTGAATCGTCTTAGACTTTCAATTGATCCTTCATAAACTTTGATATCATCGTGGAAAAGTCTTGCAAGTGCTGTACTTGTAATCTTGCCTTTTGTAACCATGCAGCCGGCAATTGTTCCGATTTTAGAAATTTTAAATATTTCTTTAACTTCTGCAGTTCCGAGATGTTCTTCACGGATCGTGGGAGCGAGCATTCCTTCGAGTGATTTCTTCACTTCATCGATTGCTTCGTAAATGATATCATAGAGACGAATCTCTACCTGGTTTGCTTCAGCAGCATTACGAGCTTCTGCGTTTGGTCGTACATGGAAACCGATGATGATCGCCTTTGATGCAGTTGCAAGATCGATATCAGCTTCAACAATACCACCCACACCACGATGAACAACATTTACACCGACCTCTTCATTCCTGATCTTCTGCAAAGCATCACACACAGCTTCAACCGAACCGTCAGTATCACCTTTTACGATGAGATTAAGCGATGTGATCTCACTCTCCTGGATCTTATCAAAGATATTATCGAGGGTAACACCCTTTCCTGTTGCGATCTGACGCTGTCTTATCACCTGCTGCCGTTTAGCACAAATATCCTTTGCTTTACGTTCATCATCCACAACATTTAACGTATCTCCCGCTTGAGGTACGCCATTCAGTCCAAGAATCTGTACAACCCCTGAAGGTGGACATTCGGTAACTTCATTCTGCCTTTCGTCCAACATAAGACGGACACGTCCGTACTGTGCTCCGCAGATAATAATGTCTCCCGGTTTGAGAACTCCATTACGTATCAGTACTGTTGCGAGAGGTCCTTTTCCTCTATCGAGTTTTGCTTCTATTACTGTACCTTCTGCATTCTGGTCATAATTGGCATTGAGTTCTTCAACTTCAGAAACGAGCAATATTGTCTCAAGAAGTTCTTCGATACCCTCACCTGTTTTTGCTGAACAATCCACAGACTCGATCTCTCCGCCCCATCCCTGTAGACGAATATTCTTCTGGGAAAGTTGTACTTTCACTTTTTCAGGATCAGCAGTTGGTTTATCGATCTTGTTCACTGCAAAGATCAGTGGAATTTCCGCGGCTTTTGCATGATCGATCGCTTCCATCGTCTGAGGCATAACGCCATCATCAGCAGCAACAACAATAACAGCAATATCTGTGATATCTGCACCCCTTGCTCTCATAGCGGTGAATGCTTCGTGACC
This window encodes:
- the truB gene encoding tRNA pseudouridine(55) synthase TruB, with amino-acid sequence MNGVILLNKPEGITSFDVIRTLRSITKIKKIGHAGTLDPFATGLLIVCISREATRHINTFSQLDKTYTTVLKLGDKTDTGDREGKIIETKPVPYSVEQNVQTVFSSFIGEIDQIPPQFSAIKKNGVRLYKTARKGISIEVEPRKVVIHSLTFRSYHKPYLEFNTSVSKGTYIRSLGEDIANKLNTVGHLTELRRDSIGPFTLEEAINLNDLTDQNIEMFIRPVENFINRVQHFTYEKSA
- a CDS encoding bifunctional oligoribonuclease/PAP phosphatase NrnA, translated to MNLNEFKETFSKLIGSHDSFILTTHENSDGDGVGAEVALSLYLEWFGKHVKIINHDKPPTNCEFLHFESKVYTEIDSIEKDTLVIMIDYNEIDRIGKRLIPLLTSGNQIIRIDHHKKPEKIARSISYVDDTASSTCEIVYDIIEDDLTKFPSDIQQKVALALYAGIIFDTNNFANKNVSSRTFEVCSELVRYGADNNLAYKKLFENRITQELKLLGETLSSIEEYNDGKIVMYTTTQRMLKDCGLSVEVTEGFSKDVKPTNGREIVIYIRETGKNTFRVSLRSEHRDVQKIAEHFGGGGHLLASGFRAKMTIEDLKSELLTVLT
- the rbfA gene encoding 30S ribosome-binding factor RbfA; the protein is MQQHRIERLNKLLFQNILNIVHYELHDSRVQEVNIEYVIVSPDMRDATVYFSLPDESKKLEALDGLNKTSNVIRKRLADSINLRYTPRLHFKFDTNEQRAQIVEGVIEKDRYRYES
- a CDS encoding DUF503 domain-containing protein translates to MPVKSVIVNLYLPTSHSLKNKRSIVQSIIKKVRNHYNASIAEIDGLDKWQSAGIGISVLSNDLIIVEKTHHEIISFIENIYPEVQILGVQDYY
- the infB gene encoding translation initiation factor IF-2; translated protein: MDQIRVYELARELKISPQALISILKSLKVKVKSHMSYLEDDTVTQVKQMFQDQMEAAKARQKQRKNYQQEQRQKRLDKIKKEEEKKAKPEEKTEPKKKSEAPRVKPKYPTSKQPKREKAVEKTVEKKEKAAEKPVTTSHKDKEKEKHKEEKAYRDKKQKILEEKQKKFFDQQKIKGNIKATLTKDPKRKKYKKEKIEVEEEHQKIIISEFTSVSELAKIMDKNPTAIVAKFMELGKMVTINQRLDNESLVMICDEFDFDVEFEDQYGKEILEIDQEEVTEADLTERPPIVVVMGHVDHGKTSILDYIREANVIAGEAGGITQHIGAYQVEFKGKKITFIDTPGHEAFTAMRARGADITDIAVIVVAADDGVMPQTMEAIDHAKAAEIPLIFAVNKIDKPTADPEKVKVQLSQKNIRLQGWGGEIESVDCSAKTGEGIEELLETILLVSEVEELNANYDQNAEGTVIEAKLDRGKGPLATVLIRNGVLKPGDIIICGAQYGRVRLMLDERQNEVTECPPSGVVQILGLNGVPQAGDTLNVVDDERKAKDICAKRQQVIRQRQIATGKGVTLDNIFDKIQESEITSLNLIVKGDTDGSVEAVCDALQKIRNEEVGVNVVHRGVGGIVEADIDLATASKAIIIGFHVRPNAEARNAAEANQVEIRLYDIIYEAIDEVKKSLEGMLAPTIREEHLGTAEVKEIFKISKIGTIAGCMVTKGKITSTALARLFHDDIKVYEGSIESLRRFKNEVKEATEGQECGISIVDYNDIKVGDVIEAYIKVEEKKKLEI